The following proteins are co-located in the Halococcus saccharolyticus DSM 5350 genome:
- a CDS encoding 23S rRNA (uridine(2552)-2'-O)-methyltransferase produces MSGRDEYYNKAKQQGYRSRSAYKLQQLDDTADLIASGDTVIDLGAAPGGWLQVAAERTDDGRVVGVDRQRIESIDGVETVRGDLTEDDTQAELAERVGEADLVLSDMAPNMTGEYDLDHARSVHLARQALDVARTVLAPGGDLVVKVFDGRDLDDLEADIEDEFEYVRTVRPEASRDESSELYLVGKGRMTAPVETGDELSVEITDTGDEGDGIAKVEEYTLFVSGAEEGETVRVRIEDVKPRFGFAERID; encoded by the coding sequence ATGTCGGGTCGGGACGAATACTACAACAAAGCCAAACAGCAGGGCTACCGCTCGCGATCGGCGTACAAGCTCCAGCAGCTCGACGACACCGCCGATCTCATCGCTTCGGGCGACACCGTGATCGACCTCGGGGCCGCGCCGGGTGGCTGGCTCCAGGTCGCTGCCGAGCGGACAGACGACGGCCGCGTGGTGGGCGTCGACCGCCAGCGCATCGAGTCGATCGACGGCGTCGAGACGGTCCGCGGAGACCTCACCGAGGACGACACCCAGGCGGAGCTTGCGGAACGGGTCGGGGAAGCGGATCTCGTGCTTTCGGACATGGCCCCGAACATGACCGGCGAGTACGACCTCGATCACGCTCGTTCCGTCCATCTCGCGCGCCAGGCGCTCGACGTGGCGCGGACCGTACTCGCGCCCGGCGGCGACCTCGTCGTGAAGGTCTTCGACGGCCGCGATCTCGATGATCTCGAAGCCGACATCGAAGACGAGTTCGAGTACGTCAGAACCGTGCGCCCCGAGGCCTCGCGCGACGAATCCTCCGAGCTCTATCTCGTCGGGAAGGGGCGGATGACAGCGCCGGTCGAAACGGGCGACGAACTGTCCGTCGAGATCACCGACACGGGCGACGAGGGCGACGGGATCGCGAAAGTCGAGGAGTACACGCTGTTCGTTTCGGGTGCGGAGGAGGGCGAGACGGTTCGGGTGCGGATCGAGGACGTGAAACCACGGTTCGGGTTCGCCGAGCGCATCGACTGA
- a CDS encoding queuosine precursor transporter produces the protein MSTSHNRATGMQVALIALFTTALVTAQLTATKILGFSIPFSLPITGDTLILPGASLAYALTFLASDCYAELYGRRAAHVLVNIGFAMNLVLLGLVWGTIAAPAATSSVDPAAFATVLGASTNVVLGSLLAYVVSQNWDVFVFHRLREYTEGRALWLRNVGSTATSQALDTVIFVSVAFYLAPELLGLGSALPVSVLLALGVGQYLLKLLIAVLDTPLVYAIVGYARSRTDARPTASAD, from the coding sequence ATGAGCACGTCCCACAACCGGGCGACCGGCATGCAGGTGGCGTTGATCGCGCTCTTTACGACGGCGCTCGTGACCGCCCAGCTCACCGCCACCAAAATCCTCGGCTTTTCGATCCCGTTCTCGCTCCCGATCACGGGCGACACACTGATCCTTCCCGGCGCGTCGCTCGCGTACGCGCTGACGTTCCTCGCCTCCGACTGCTACGCCGAACTCTACGGCCGGCGTGCGGCCCACGTCCTCGTCAACATCGGCTTTGCGATGAACCTCGTCCTTCTGGGCTTGGTCTGGGGGACGATCGCCGCACCCGCCGCCACGTCGAGCGTCGATCCCGCGGCGTTCGCCACGGTGCTCGGCGCGAGCACCAACGTCGTGCTCGGGAGCCTGCTCGCGTACGTCGTGAGCCAGAACTGGGACGTGTTCGTCTTTCACCGGCTGCGGGAGTACACCGAGGGTCGGGCGCTCTGGCTCCGGAACGTCGGCTCGACCGCGACGAGCCAGGCGCTCGACACCGTGATCTTCGTGAGTGTCGCCTTCTACCTCGCACCGGAACTCCTCGGTCTCGGTAGCGCGCTCCCGGTCTCGGTCCTGCTCGCGCTCGGCGTCGGTCAGTATCTCCTCAAATTGCTGATCGCCGTCCTTGATACCCCTCTGGTCTACGCCATCGTCGGCTACGCGCGCTCGCGGACCGACGCCCGACCGACCGCCAGCGCTGACTGA
- the pstB gene encoding phosphate ABC transporter ATP-binding protein PstB, producing MSETENQPRTDTATTGDTDRTDGTATETRLSGQQTTAGETEETVHDEWVQYEYAGAAKVTTTDLNVHYGDDHAIKDISIEIPEESVTALIGPSGCGKSTFLRCLNRMNDRIRAASIDGSVAVDGEEIYRDGANLVELRKRVGMVFQQPNPFPKSIRDNVVYGPRKHGEINTGVLSRLFGRDTSEKEDDLVERSLRQAAIWDEVNDRLDDNALGLSGGQQQRLCIARCLAVDPDVILMDEPASALDPIATSKIEDLIEDLAEEYTVVIVTHNMQQAARISDQTAVFLTGGELVEYGDTDQIFENPESQRVEDYITGKFG from the coding sequence ATGAGTGAAACAGAGAACCAACCACGGACCGACACTGCGACGACGGGCGACACCGACCGGACCGACGGAACAGCAACCGAAACGCGACTATCGGGGCAGCAAACCACGGCCGGTGAGACCGAAGAGACGGTTCACGACGAGTGGGTCCAGTACGAGTACGCCGGTGCGGCGAAGGTCACCACCACCGATCTCAACGTCCACTACGGCGACGATCACGCGATCAAGGACATCTCGATCGAGATCCCCGAGGAGAGTGTGACCGCGCTGATCGGACCGTCGGGCTGTGGCAAATCGACGTTCCTCCGGTGTCTCAACCGGATGAACGACCGGATCCGTGCGGCGTCGATCGACGGCTCGGTCGCGGTCGACGGCGAGGAGATCTACCGTGACGGCGCGAACCTCGTCGAGCTGCGAAAGCGCGTCGGAATGGTGTTCCAGCAGCCGAACCCGTTCCCGAAATCGATCCGGGACAACGTCGTCTACGGCCCGCGAAAGCACGGTGAGATCAACACGGGCGTCCTGTCGCGATTGTTCGGTCGGGACACGAGCGAGAAGGAGGACGACCTCGTCGAGCGCTCGCTCCGGCAGGCGGCGATCTGGGACGAGGTGAACGACCGACTCGACGACAACGCGCTTGGGCTGTCGGGCGGCCAACAGCAGCGTCTCTGTATCGCCCGGTGTCTCGCAGTCGATCCCGACGTCATCCTGATGGACGAGCCCGCGAGCGCGCTCGACCCCATCGCCACCTCGAAGATCGAGGATCTCATCGAAGATCTCGCCGAGGAGTACACCGTGGTGATCGTGACTCACAACATGCAGCAGGCCGCCCGCATCTCCGACCAGACCGCCGTGTTCCTCACCGGCGGCGAACTCGTCGAGTACGGCGACACCGATCAGATCTTCGAGAACCCCGAGAGCCAACGTGTCGAGGACTACATCACCGGCAAGTTCGGCTGA
- the pstC gene encoding phosphate ABC transporter permease subunit PstC has translation MSMIPERWLPSRLGDRTADTDRSALVAGAVGVLLLAGVAVGFLIQSSLTAVFLLGFLVVVGFGWYAHQAETAKALTFLATVFTVAVMGLIIVFLFREAWPVFELMGLDLVTRIDPGETGLWSTADSVYSLTPMIWGTVVTTILAMAIAGPLGIASAVFIAEIAPGWLRDIVKPGVEILAGIPSIVYGWLGFIVINGYFSRSDTFDLASNGSLIVAGMVIGLMALPTVVSVAEDALTSIPESMKSGSLALGSTEWQTTMGITIPAAFSGVSAAVLLGVGRAVGETMAATVILANVTEFPGPLFDAFDNTITLTSVIANQYGVAQGLHLSALFGAGVVLFVTVLFLSIGSQLIEERMERNLGGNQ, from the coding sequence ATGTCGATGATCCCTGAACGGTGGCTACCGAGCCGCCTCGGCGACAGGACCGCTGATACCGACCGGAGCGCCCTCGTTGCGGGTGCGGTCGGTGTGCTCTTGCTCGCTGGTGTCGCGGTCGGGTTCCTGATCCAATCCAGTTTGACGGCAGTGTTCCTGCTGGGTTTTCTCGTCGTGGTGGGGTTCGGCTGGTACGCCCATCAGGCGGAAACGGCGAAGGCCCTGACCTTCCTCGCGACGGTGTTCACGGTCGCCGTGATGGGACTCATCATCGTCTTTCTCTTCCGGGAGGCGTGGCCGGTGTTCGAGCTGATGGGGCTCGATCTCGTCACGCGTATCGATCCCGGCGAGACTGGACTCTGGAGCACCGCTGACTCGGTATATTCGCTCACACCGATGATTTGGGGGACCGTCGTAACGACGATCCTCGCGATGGCGATCGCGGGGCCGCTCGGGATCGCGAGCGCCGTCTTCATCGCGGAGATCGCTCCCGGTTGGCTCCGAGACATCGTGAAACCGGGCGTCGAGATCCTCGCTGGAATCCCGTCGATCGTCTACGGCTGGCTCGGGTTCATCGTCATCAACGGCTACTTCAGCCGCTCGGACACGTTCGACCTCGCCTCGAACGGGAGCCTGATCGTCGCAGGAATGGTGATCGGGCTGATGGCGCTGCCCACCGTGGTCTCGGTCGCCGAAGACGCGCTGACGTCCATTCCCGAGTCGATGAAGAGCGGGTCGCTCGCGCTCGGTTCAACCGAGTGGCAGACTACGATGGGGATCACGATCCCGGCGGCGTTCTCGGGCGTCTCGGCCGCCGTCCTGCTCGGCGTCGGTCGTGCGGTCGGCGAGACGATGGCCGCGACGGTGATCCTCGCGAACGTCACCGAGTTCCCCGGACCGCTGTTCGACGCCTTCGACAACACCATCACGCTGACCAGCGTGATCGCCAACCAGTACGGCGTCGCCCAGGGACTCCACCTGAGTGCGCTGTTCGGCGCGGGCGTCGTACTGTTCGTCACTGTTCTCTTCCTCTCGATCGGCTCCCAACTGATCGAGGAGCGAATGGAACGGAACCTCGGAGGGAACCAATGA
- the pstA gene encoding phosphate ABC transporter permease PstA has protein sequence MSDAYGTDSTLVEGRSSMFERASALAVGLGFLAFLFSWTALFRITPPTTELLGLTLYDLFGAGLVVVGAIVIGLGVASRTGTVTTTPSDTGGIAAAVAFGLTALIATGLVVSQTFGLGTVAWLLAALVAGAVTAAAVVGAREDVGATIPAGTIAVGVGLTFLTGVIGPEWVWSPTGFAASFHAPVVVPLLTIFCSLLAAWPAAKASAGFGSRGRQTGAYLLIGINTFSILAILVLLVAFVAMRGLPKLTDGLEIGLDGFAWPFVTNVSQGIYVDIPGVLPAILGTAWLVVGAVVFAVPLGVGAALFLTEYADEGGFTRVVEIATNGLWSTPSIVFGLFGYAFLVPRFGNTTSLFAGMLVLGFMLLPLVLITSREAIMSVPDEYRDASAALGVSQWQTIRSVVLPASVPGIVTGVILGVGRIAGETAPILVVMAGSPFPNSTPNVLGSFAFTATPPFITNDALLTSASALPYQLYATITAGVGATDVEAFGWGTALVLLLVVLSFYAIGIATRAYFRRKLRYE, from the coding sequence ATGAGTGACGCCTATGGGACTGATTCGACGCTCGTCGAGGGCCGATCGTCCATGTTCGAGCGTGCGAGCGCACTCGCGGTCGGTCTCGGTTTCCTCGCCTTCCTGTTCTCGTGGACGGCACTGTTCCGGATCACGCCACCGACGACCGAACTGCTTGGCCTCACCCTCTACGACCTCTTCGGGGCCGGCCTGGTCGTCGTGGGGGCGATCGTGATCGGCCTCGGTGTCGCCTCGCGAACGGGTACCGTCACGACGACGCCGAGCGATACGGGAGGAATCGCTGCTGCGGTCGCGTTTGGCCTCACGGCACTGATCGCCACAGGACTAGTCGTCTCGCAGACGTTCGGGCTGGGGACGGTCGCGTGGTTGCTGGCCGCGCTGGTCGCCGGAGCGGTGACGGCAGCCGCCGTGGTGGGCGCGCGCGAGGACGTCGGCGCGACGATTCCGGCGGGAACCATTGCCGTCGGCGTCGGCCTCACGTTCCTCACGGGCGTCATCGGTCCGGAGTGGGTGTGGTCTCCGACGGGGTTCGCAGCCTCGTTCCATGCGCCGGTGGTCGTTCCGTTGCTGACGATCTTCTGTAGTCTGCTCGCGGCGTGGCCGGCCGCGAAGGCGAGCGCGGGCTTCGGTAGCCGAGGACGACAGACCGGTGCGTACCTGCTGATCGGGATCAACACGTTCTCGATCCTCGCGATCCTCGTCTTACTGGTCGCGTTCGTCGCCATGCGAGGACTGCCGAAGCTCACCGACGGCCTTGAGATCGGTCTCGACGGGTTCGCGTGGCCGTTCGTGACGAACGTTTCGCAGGGTATCTACGTCGATATTCCGGGCGTGCTGCCGGCGATCCTCGGAACCGCGTGGCTCGTCGTCGGCGCAGTGGTCTTCGCGGTACCGCTCGGTGTCGGTGCGGCGCTCTTTCTCACCGAGTACGCCGACGAAGGTGGATTCACCCGCGTCGTCGAGATCGCGACCAACGGCCTCTGGAGCACACCGAGCATCGTCTTCGGGCTGTTCGGGTACGCCTTCCTCGTTCCGCGCTTCGGCAACACCACCTCGCTCTTTGCAGGAATGCTGGTGCTCGGGTTCATGCTGCTGCCGCTGGTGCTCATCACGAGCCGCGAGGCGATCATGAGCGTCCCCGACGAGTACCGCGACGCGAGCGCCGCGCTCGGGGTGAGCCAGTGGCAGACCATCCGTAGCGTGGTGTTGCCGGCGTCGGTGCCGGGCATCGTCACTGGTGTAATCCTCGGTGTCGGCCGGATCGCGGGCGAGACCGCACCGATCCTCGTCGTGATGGCGGGATCGCCGTTCCCGAACTCCACGCCGAACGTGTTGGGCTCGTTCGCGTTCACCGCGACGCCGCCGTTCATCACCAACGACGCGCTGCTGACCTCGGCCAGCGCGCTTCCCTACCAGCTTTACGCGACGATCACCGCGGGCGTCGGTGCGACGGATGTCGAGGCGTTCGGGTGGGGGACGGCGCTGGTCCTGCTGCTCGTCGTGCTGTCGTTTTACGCCATCGGGATCGCGACGCGGGCGTACTTCCGGAGGAAACTACGCTATGAGTGA
- a CDS encoding PstS family phosphate ABC transporter substrate-binding protein: MGIGTGTAIGVAGCTGGSGNGSGGDNDSGSNASGGGNDSSANASGGGGSTSGGQGTSGGSAQQSSGALTADGSSTVYPITSDGASVWNSNPPADDGEYWGSNDEGTAPGYEALGSPDMPMAEFFASIYGLDPYQVNVGLSHSGTGIEKLMNDQVDIGDSSAPVQDELPERESYDDFVDHVVGVDGQPVIVSQAIADAGVTKLTGEQLRGIYTGEITNWSEIDSYSGDDKEIQNICRAEGSGTDTAFRANFLGDPNAEIACSQRIGQNQQVRSTVLNSDNAIAYIALAFTGNGAPAIALELDGTTYELGKNLGSKDYPLSRDLHCYTWQDTSPKESAFINMLLTEFGQTQFVEANDYFKLPPNRREEERSKLAEPEKDIEYSGGNASSGNASSGNASSGNTSS, translated from the coding sequence ATGGGGATCGGCACCGGGACCGCAATCGGGGTTGCTGGCTGTACCGGCGGTTCCGGCAACGGCAGCGGTGGTGACAACGACAGCGGCAGTAACGCGAGCGGTGGCGGCAACGACAGCAGCGCGAACGCGAGTGGCGGTGGCGGTTCCACGAGCGGTGGCCAGGGGACCAGCGGGGGCAGCGCACAGCAGTCGAGCGGGGCGCTGACTGCTGATGGCTCTTCTACTGTGTATCCGATCACGAGCGACGGCGCATCGGTCTGGAACTCCAACCCGCCCGCCGACGACGGGGAGTACTGGGGATCGAACGACGAAGGGACTGCCCCTGGCTACGAGGCGCTCGGCAGCCCCGACATGCCGATGGCCGAGTTCTTCGCGAGCATCTACGGGCTCGATCCGTACCAGGTCAACGTCGGTCTCAGTCACTCCGGCACGGGGATCGAGAAGCTGATGAACGATCAGGTCGACATCGGTGACTCCAGCGCACCCGTCCAGGACGAACTCCCCGAGCGCGAGAGCTACGACGACTTCGTCGACCACGTCGTCGGCGTCGACGGCCAGCCGGTCATAGTCAGTCAGGCGATCGCCGATGCCGGCGTGACGAAACTCACCGGCGAGCAGCTCCGCGGGATTTACACCGGTGAGATCACGAACTGGTCGGAGATCGATTCGTACTCCGGCGACGACAAGGAGATCCAGAACATCTGTCGGGCGGAGGGTTCGGGAACCGACACCGCCTTCCGGGCGAACTTCCTCGGCGATCCGAACGCCGAGATCGCTTGCTCCCAGCGGATCGGACAGAATCAGCAGGTTCGATCGACGGTGCTCAACTCCGATAACGCGATCGCGTACATCGCGCTGGCGTTCACCGGCAACGGCGCACCGGCGATCGCGCTCGAACTCGACGGGACCACCTACGAGCTCGGCAAGAACCTCGGTTCGAAGGATTACCCGCTCTCGCGCGATCTCCACTGCTACACGTGGCAGGACACCTCGCCGAAGGAGTCCGCGTTCATCAACATGCTGCTCACCGAGTTCGGCCAGACGCAGTTCGTCGAGGCGAACGATTACTTCAAGCTGCCGCCTAATCGCCGCGAGGAGGAGCGCAGCAAACTCGCCGAACCCGAGAAGGACATCGAGTACAGTGGTGGTAACGCCTCGTCCGGCAACGCGTCCTCGGGGAACGCCTCGTCCGGCAACACGAGCAGCTGA
- a CDS encoding DNA polymerase sliding clamp yields MFNAIVSAGTLGTALDSVSVLVEECKIHLNDDGIAIRAVDPANVGMVDLTLSEAAFESYEADGGVIGVNLSRLQDIAGMAGSDDLVHLELDEETRKLHISIDGLEYTLALIDPDSIRQEPDIPDLDLPATIVLEGRDVDRAVTAADMVSDHIALGVNEDAEQFYVDAEGDTDDVHFELDRDDLIDLTVGPAHSLYSLDYLKDMNKAIPSDAEVTLDLGEEFPVKFHFDIAEAEGSVTFMLAPRIQSD; encoded by the coding sequence ATGTTCAACGCCATCGTGAGCGCCGGGACGCTCGGAACGGCTCTCGATTCGGTGAGCGTGCTGGTTGAGGAGTGTAAGATCCATCTCAACGACGACGGGATCGCGATTCGAGCGGTGGACCCCGCGAACGTCGGGATGGTCGACCTCACGCTCTCGGAAGCGGCCTTCGAGTCCTACGAGGCCGACGGTGGCGTGATCGGCGTCAACCTCTCGCGGCTCCAGGACATCGCCGGGATGGCCGGCTCCGACGACCTCGTGCATCTCGAACTCGACGAGGAGACCCGCAAGCTCCACATCTCGATCGACGGCCTCGAATACACCCTCGCGCTAATCGACCCCGACTCCATCCGCCAGGAACCCGATATCCCCGACCTCGATCTCCCTGCGACGATCGTCCTCGAAGGTCGCGACGTCGATCGCGCGGTGACGGCCGCGGACATGGTGAGCGATCACATCGCGCTCGGCGTGAACGAGGACGCAGAACAGTTCTACGTCGATGCCGAGGGTGACACCGACGACGTCCACTTCGAGCTCGACCGCGACGACCTCATCGATCTCACCGTCGGCCCGGCGCACTCACTGTACAGCCTCGACTACCTGAAGGACATGAACAAGGCGATCCCGAGCGACGCCGAGGTTACGCTCGATCTTGGCGAGGAGTTCCCCGTGAAGTTCCACTTCGACATCGCCGAGGCCGAGGGCTCGGTCACGTTCATGCTCGCACCGCGGATCCAGTCTGACTAG